One window of Flavobacteriales bacterium genomic DNA carries:
- the lysM gene encoding peptidoglycan-binding protein LysM codes for MGFISFIKNAGKKLFGKKDKETSSSSASPAQEKDRTDILREEVGKYNLPIQNLDLDVSELVTVSGKTNTNAEREKVILAVGNIEGVGGVEDNISVTNPEPEAKFHVVQKGDTLSKIAKDVYGDPMRYPEIFEANRPLLKDPDEIYPGQTLRIPMS; via the coding sequence ATGGGATTCATATCATTCATCAAGAACGCAGGAAAGAAACTATTCGGTAAGAAGGACAAGGAGACAAGCAGCAGCTCGGCCTCTCCTGCTCAAGAAAAGGACCGCACGGATATCCTCCGTGAAGAAGTAGGTAAATACAACCTTCCTATTCAGAATCTAGACTTGGACGTATCCGAACTGGTGACCGTAAGCGGAAAGACCAACACCAATGCCGAGCGGGAGAAAGTCATTCTGGCCGTAGGGAATATCGAAGGAGTTGGAGGAGTCGAGGATAATATCAGCGTCACCAATCCGGAGCCAGAAGCAAAATTCCATGTGGTGCAGAAGGGCGACACGCTCAGCAAGATCGCCAAGGACGTCTATGGCGATCCGATGCGCTACCCAGAGATCTTTGAGGCCAATCGCCCCTTGCTCAAAGACCCGGACGAGATCTACCCCGGTCAAACATTACGGATACCTATGTCCTGA